In the genome of Streptomyces sp. NBC_00259, the window TCGGCGATGTCCTCCGGCAGCTCCTCGACCTCCTCGATCTCCTTCAGCCGGTGCTTGGCCGCCTTGGCCGCGCGCAGTGCGAGCTGACGCTCCAGTGCCCGCTCGGCATCCGTGTCCGCCCGTACACCGAGCCGCTTCACCAGCCAGGGCAGTGTGAGTCCCTGCGCGACCAGGGTCGTCATGATCACCGCGAAGGCGATGAAGATGATCTCGTCGCGGGCCGGGAACGGCGCCCCGTCGTCGGTCCGCAGCGGAATCGCCAGCGCCAGCGCGACCGACGCGACACCCCGCATCCCGGACCACCACATGACCACGGTCTCGCGCCAGCCGACGGGGATCTCCTCGTCGTAGTCGCGCCGCTTGTGCAGCCGCTTGGTGAGCCAGGTGGCAGGCAGCAGATACAGCAGCCGTACGCCGACGACGACCCCGACGACCAGCGCGGCCCACCCCATCAGATCGGCCTCCCCCGCGAGGGCGGTGCCGAAGACATGGTGGAGTTCGAGCCCGATGAGCCCGAACGCGACCCCGGTGACCAGGGTGTCCACGATCTGCCAGAACGTGTTGCCCGCGAGCCGCCAGAAGACGTCGTCCGCGTCGGCGGCGTTCTCGGCGAGATAGAGGGCCGTCACCAGTACGGCCAGCACGCCCGAGCCCAGCAGCTCCTCCGCCAGCACATAACTGATGAACGGCACGAGCAGCGTGAGCCCGATCTGCAGGGTGGCATCGCCGAGCATGCCCATGAGCCGGTTCGACAGCCAGCCGAGCGCGAGACCGACCGCCACGGCCACCACGGCGGAGAGCACGAGTTCCCGGGCCGCCTCCGGCCAGGAGAACGATCCGCTGACCACCGCCCCGATCGCCACGTGGTAGAGCACGATCGCGGTGACGTCGTTGAAGAGCCCTTCGCCCTCCAGGATCGACACGAGTCTGCGGGGCAGCCCGAGAGTGCCCGCGACAGCGGTCGCGGCGACGGGATCGGGTGGGGCGACGAGGGCGCCGAGCACGACCGCGGCGGCGATCGGCAGTCCGGGGACGGCGGCGTGGGCGACGGCCGCGACCGCCGCCGTGGTGACGAAGACCAGCGCGACGGCGAGCAGCAGGATCGGCCGGACGTTGGCGGTGAACTGCCGCCAGGAGGTGCGCTGGACGGCGGCGTACAGCAGCGGCGGCAGTAGCAGGGGAAGGATGTACTCGGGCGGCAGGGCGACGTTCGGGACGAAGGGCAGCAGCGCGAGGACGGCCCCGGCGAGGGTCATCAGCACGGGCGCCGGAAGCCCCAGCCGCTCCCCGAGCGGCACGGTGACCACGGCCCCCAGCAACAGCACGAACAGCAGGGCCAGTTGGTCCACGGAGCACCCCTCGGCGGTCGAGGCATCGACGTCGGAGCGTCAAGCCTGCCATGCGATTCCGCCGATTTGCCCCGAATCCACCCCCGCTACGGCTGGCTTCCCGAACCGTGGCTCCTGCGCGTGCCCCGCCGCTACAGGGCCCGTCGCATCGCGCGGTGCGCAATGCCGGCGTCCGGGAACTCCGGACCGTACGCCTCGTACCCCAGCCGCTCGTAGAACGCCAGGGCATGTGTCTGCGCATGCAGGTCGACCGCACGGAGACCACGCGCCCGGGCCGCGGACTCGATCGCGCGGACCAGCGCCGCTCCGACGCCGAGGCCCCGCGCGGCCTTGGTCACCGCGAGACGGCCGAGCGAGCCGACCGAGGCGTCACCACCGGTCTTGCCGGCCGCGGCCGGGCCGTACAGCAGCCGGCCCGTGCCCAGCGGGCCGTCCGGGCCGACGGCCAGCACATGGACCGTGTCCGCGTCCGCCGCGTCGTACGCGTCGTACTCGATCTCCTGGGGCACCCGCTGCTCGACGACGAAGACCTCCTTGCGCACCGCGAAGCACGCCTCACGGTCCGCCGGGTCCGTCGCCTCCCGCACGGCACAGCCGCCGCCGGAACCGGCCCGGTCGCTGGGGCCGTCGCTGGGGCCGCCGTGGCCGCTCATGCGCTCTCCGCCGCGATCCTGTCGAGCGCCGACCGCAGATCGGCGGGGTAGTCACTGGCGAACTCGACCCACTGGCCGTCCGAGGGGTGCTCGAAACCGAGCCGCACCGCGTGCAGCCACTGCCGGGTCAGCCCCAGCCGCTTCGCCATGGTCGGGTCCGCGCCGTACGTCAGATCGCCGACGCAGGGGTGCCGGTGGGCCGACATGTGCACCCGGATCTGGTGCGTACGCCCCGTCTCCAGCTTGATGTCCAGCAGCGAGGCGGCCCGGAAGGCCTCGATCAGGTCGTAGTGGGTGACGGAGGGCTTGCCCTCGGCCGTCACCGCCCACTTGTAGTCGTGCTGGGGGTGGCGGCCGATGGGCGCGTCGATCGTGCCGCTCAGCGGGTCCGGGTGGCCCTGCACCAGGGCGTGATACCGCTTGTCGACCGTGCGCTCCCGGAACTGCTGCTTCAGGAGGGTGTACGCCCGCTCGGACTTGGCGACCACCATCAGCCCGGACGTGCCCACGTCCAGCCGGTGCACGATGCCCTGCCGCTCCGCCGCGCCCGACGTCGAGATCCGGTACCCCGCCGCGGCGAGACCGCCGATCACCGTCGTGCCCGTCCAGCCGGGGCTGGGGTGGGCGGCCACGCCGACCGGCTTCACGATCACGACGATGTCGTCGTCGTCGTGCACGATCTCCATGCCCTCGACCGGCTCGGCGACGATCTGGACGGGCGCGGGCGCCTGCGGCATCTCCACCTCGAGCCACGCCCCGCCGTGCACACGCTCGGACTTTCCTACGACGGAGCCGTCGACCTGCACCTTGCCGGCGGCCGCCAGCTCAGCCGCCTTCGTACGCGAGAAGCCGAACATGCGGGAGATGGCGGCGTCGACACGCTCGCCCTCAAGGCCGTCGGGTACGGGCAGGGTGCGGGTTTCCGGAATGGTGCTCACCCGTCGAGTATGCCTTGTCCGGTCCTGTGACCGGCCCCGCCCTGTGGATAACCCGATCTGCCCAGGTCAGTCCTTGTGAACGGTCCCATCGGGGTCCAGGCCCTTGAAGGAAAGGATCACGATGAGGATGCCACCGCACACGATCGCCGAGTCGGCCAGGTTGAACACGGCGAAGTGGGCGGGCGCGATGAAGTCGACGACCGCGCCCTGGAAGACGCCGGGCGAACGGAAGA includes:
- a CDS encoding Na+/H+ antiporter is translated as MDQLALLFVLLLGAVVTVPLGERLGLPAPVLMTLAGAVLALLPFVPNVALPPEYILPLLLPPLLYAAVQRTSWRQFTANVRPILLLAVALVFVTTAAVAAVAHAAVPGLPIAAAVVLGALVAPPDPVAATAVAGTLGLPRRLVSILEGEGLFNDVTAIVLYHVAIGAVVSGSFSWPEAARELVLSAVVAVAVGLALGWLSNRLMGMLGDATLQIGLTLLVPFISYVLAEELLGSGVLAVLVTALYLAENAADADDVFWRLAGNTFWQIVDTLVTGVAFGLIGLELHHVFGTALAGEADLMGWAALVVGVVVGVRLLYLLPATWLTKRLHKRRDYDEEIPVGWRETVVMWWSGMRGVASVALALAIPLRTDDGAPFPARDEIIFIAFAVIMTTLVAQGLTLPWLVKRLGVRADTDAERALERQLALRAAKAAKHRLKEIEEVEELPEDIAERLQRAAYDIGTRISPDIVDEERREWFAKRAGRQRTLQRVQREMLSAARHEVLAARSEPGADPEVVDRVLLQLDVRSLR
- a CDS encoding GNAT family N-acetyltransferase, translated to MSGHGGPSDGPSDRAGSGGGCAVREATDPADREACFAVRKEVFVVEQRVPQEIEYDAYDAADADTVHVLAVGPDGPLGTGRLLYGPAAAGKTGGDASVGSLGRLAVTKAARGLGVGAALVRAIESAARARGLRAVDLHAQTHALAFYERLGYEAYGPEFPDAGIAHRAMRRAL
- a CDS encoding RluA family pseudouridine synthase, which translates into the protein MSTIPETRTLPVPDGLEGERVDAAISRMFGFSRTKAAELAAAGKVQVDGSVVGKSERVHGGAWLEVEMPQAPAPVQIVAEPVEGMEIVHDDDDIVVIVKPVGVAAHPSPGWTGTTVIGGLAAAGYRISTSGAAERQGIVHRLDVGTSGLMVVAKSERAYTLLKQQFRERTVDKRYHALVQGHPDPLSGTIDAPIGRHPQHDYKWAVTAEGKPSVTHYDLIEAFRAASLLDIKLETGRTHQIRVHMSAHRHPCVGDLTYGADPTMAKRLGLTRQWLHAVRLGFEHPSDGQWVEFASDYPADLRSALDRIAAESA